A genome region from Acinetobacter lwoffii includes the following:
- a CDS encoding thiolase family protein, with the protein MTDILIVNGARTAMGGFQGSLASVTAPELGAVTIKEAIARAGLQPADIEEVIMGCVLPAGLKQGPARQAMRQAGLPDSTGAVTINKLCGSGMKAVMQAADMIKAGSADIVVAGGMESMTNAPYVLPKARGGFRMGHGEIKDHMFLDGLEDAETGRLMGSFAQDMANTKGYSREQMDDFAIRSLKRAQTAVNEGYFADEIVPVTVKTRKGDVVVDKDEQPFNANIDKIPTLRPAFDKDGTITAANASSISDGASALVITSADNAAAKGLNPLAKIVAYASNSQHPSEFTIAPVGAIQKVLDKTGWTASDVDLWEINEAFAMVTMCPMDEFKLDPEKVNINGGACALGHPVGSTGSRIILTLIHALKRTGGKKGIAALCIGGGEATAVAIELL; encoded by the coding sequence ATGACTGACATCCTAATTGTCAATGGTGCACGTACAGCCATGGGTGGCTTTCAGGGGAGTCTTGCCAGTGTAACTGCGCCCGAACTCGGTGCGGTCACCATTAAAGAAGCAATTGCCCGTGCGGGTCTGCAACCAGCGGATATTGAAGAAGTCATTATGGGTTGTGTACTTCCGGCAGGCTTAAAGCAGGGTCCTGCACGTCAAGCGATGCGTCAAGCTGGTCTTCCAGATTCTACTGGTGCTGTGACCATTAATAAATTATGTGGTTCAGGCATGAAAGCCGTCATGCAGGCTGCTGACATGATTAAAGCCGGTTCTGCTGATATCGTGGTTGCCGGTGGCATGGAATCCATGACCAATGCACCCTATGTATTGCCAAAAGCACGTGGCGGTTTCCGTATGGGTCACGGTGAAATCAAGGACCATATGTTTCTAGATGGATTGGAAGATGCTGAAACAGGTCGTTTGATGGGTTCATTTGCCCAAGATATGGCAAATACCAAAGGTTATAGCCGCGAGCAGATGGATGATTTTGCAATTCGCTCATTAAAGCGTGCACAAACTGCGGTCAATGAAGGCTACTTTGCTGATGAAATCGTGCCAGTAACAGTTAAAACCCGCAAAGGCGATGTGGTCGTTGATAAAGATGAACAGCCGTTCAATGCCAACATCGATAAAATTCCAACTTTACGTCCAGCGTTTGACAAAGACGGTACGATTACGGCGGCTAATGCCAGCTCGATTTCAGATGGCGCATCCGCTCTGGTCATTACTTCAGCTGACAATGCAGCAGCAAAAGGGTTGAATCCTTTAGCCAAAATTGTGGCGTATGCATCGAATTCTCAACATCCATCTGAGTTTACCATTGCTCCAGTCGGTGCAATTCAAAAAGTACTGGATAAAACCGGATGGACCGCTTCTGATGTCGACCTTTGGGAAATCAATGAAGCCTTTGCCATGGTCACCATGTGTCCAATGGATGAGTTCAAGCTGGATCCTGAAAAAGTCAATATCAATGGTGGTGCATGTGCACTCGGCCATCCTGTGGGTTCTACCGGTTCACGTATTATCCTGACTTTGATTCATGCACTAAAACGTACCGGTGGCAAGAAAGGGATTGCAGCTCTATGTATCGGTGGTGGTGAAGCGACTGCTGTGGCGATTGAATTACTTTAA
- a CDS encoding GspH/FimT family pseudopilin has translation MYKKITRAFTIVELIICIAMIAILVSIALPYFHEYRSKQEAKNIPIKLSQINRYARSQAAVFHQNIVICPSQDSLSCQANQWNKNMLVFIDKNKNRQVDTGEQILQIDVLNLKYGNLSWRGALSLPSVTYQAHTALPIGSNGSFYYCSTHLSNQQRIVLSKMGHIRIESLSSC, from the coding sequence ATGTATAAAAAAATAACAAGAGCGTTCACTATTGTTGAGTTAATTATCTGTATTGCAATGATCGCAATTCTCGTCAGTATCGCCCTACCGTACTTCCATGAGTATCGATCGAAACAGGAAGCCAAAAATATTCCGATCAAATTATCTCAAATTAATCGTTATGCACGCAGCCAGGCTGCAGTGTTTCACCAAAATATTGTGATCTGCCCTAGTCAGGATTCTCTGAGTTGCCAAGCCAATCAATGGAACAAGAACATGCTGGTTTTCATCGATAAAAATAAAAACAGGCAAGTGGATACAGGCGAACAAATTTTACAAATTGATGTACTTAACCTCAAATACGGTAACCTGAGTTGGCGAGGAGCTTTAAGTTTACCGAGTGTCACTTATCAAGCGCACACTGCCCTGCCGATTGGTTCAAATGGTAGTTTTTATTATTGTTCTACCCATCTTTCTAATCAACAGCGTATTGTACTCAGCAAAATGGGGCATATCCGGATTGAAAGTCTCTCGTCTTGCTAA
- the omp38 gene encoding outer membrane protein Omp38, producing the protein MKMSRIALAMLVAAPFAAANAGVTVTPLMLGYTWQDTKHNNGQSQLLSSKLGQGEMKDDLFVGAAIGVELTPWLGFEAEYNQVKGDVSQMNGSRNREQRPDTQVLPGAEYKSTQINGNFYVTSDLITGNYDSKVKPYLLAGAGHYKYKFDGVGRENSVNAANAIDRGNTEEGTLGNAGIGAFWHINDALALRTEARGTYHFDEQFWNYTALAGLNVVLGGRLKPAAPVVEVAPVEPVTPVAPAPQELTEDLNMELRVFFDTNKSNIKDQYKPEIAKVAEKLVEYPNATARIEGHTDNTGPRALNERLSLARANSVKSSLVNEYNVDASRLSTQGFAWDQPIADNNTKEGRAMNRRVFATITGSRTVLAEQPVAQ; encoded by the coding sequence ATGAAAATGAGTCGTATTGCTTTAGCTATGCTTGTAGCTGCACCTTTTGCTGCTGCCAATGCAGGCGTAACTGTTACTCCGTTAATGCTTGGTTATACTTGGCAGGACACTAAACACAACAACGGTCAATCACAGTTATTATCTTCAAAACTTGGTCAAGGCGAAATGAAAGACGACTTGTTCGTTGGCGCTGCGATTGGTGTTGAACTAACTCCATGGTTAGGTTTCGAAGCTGAATATAACCAAGTGAAAGGCGATGTTAGCCAAATGAATGGTTCGCGTAATCGTGAACAACGTCCTGATACACAAGTTCTACCTGGTGCTGAGTACAAATCAACTCAAATCAATGGTAACTTCTATGTTACTTCTGATTTAATCACTGGCAACTATGACAGCAAAGTGAAGCCTTATCTATTAGCAGGTGCCGGTCACTACAAATACAAATTTGATGGCGTAGGTCGTGAGAACTCTGTAAATGCAGCAAATGCGATTGACCGTGGTAACACTGAAGAAGGTACTCTAGGTAATGCAGGTATCGGTGCATTCTGGCACATTAACGATGCATTGGCGCTCCGTACAGAAGCTCGTGGTACTTATCACTTCGACGAACAGTTCTGGAACTATACAGCACTTGCTGGTCTTAACGTAGTTCTAGGTGGCCGTTTGAAACCAGCTGCTCCAGTGGTAGAAGTTGCTCCAGTTGAGCCAGTAACTCCAGTTGCTCCAGCTCCACAAGAGTTGACTGAAGACCTGAACATGGAACTTCGTGTGTTCTTTGATACCAACAAATCAAACATCAAAGATCAATACAAACCAGAAATCGCGAAAGTTGCTGAGAAACTAGTTGAATATCCAAATGCTACTGCTCGCATCGAAGGTCACACTGATAACACTGGTCCACGTGCATTGAACGAACGTTTATCTCTAGCTCGTGCTAACTCTGTTAAATCTTCACTTGTAAACGAATACAATGTAGATGCATCTCGTTTGTCTACTCAAGGTTTCGCTTGGGATCAACCGATTGCTGACAACAACACTAAAGAAGGTCGTGCTATGAACCGTCGTGTATTCGCGACAATCACTGGTAGCCGTACTGTTTTAGCTGAACAACCAGTTGCTCAATAA
- a CDS encoding nitrite/sulfite reductase yields MYLYTDFDQQLINERVAQFRDQTERYLAGKLTEDEYRPLRLQNGLYVQRYAPMLRIAVPYGLMNSKQLRKVADLAKEYDRGYAHISTRQNIQFNWPALENVPDMLAELATVQMHAIQTSGNCIRNTTTDQYAGVVAGEIADPRPTCELIRQWSTFHPEFAFLPRKFKIAVSALEETDRAATAFHDIGVYIVRNEAGEMGYKIKVGGGLGRTPVIGSFIREFLPREDLIAYLEAVLRVYNLHGRRDNKYKARIKILVKALTPAVFAEKVEAEFEHTIKTLKIDADTLAKMDENFTPFDYQDYADEDFTELFAQYPKFKQWFNINTNAHKVKGYRIVTISLKRAGIAPGDVSTEEMNLIADLADQYTFGELRTTHEQNISLVDVPQKDLFAVWQTLDQNNLARAHIGFLTDIICCPGGDFCSLANAKSIPISEAISRRFDDLDTIYNLGKLDLNISGCMNACGHHHVGNIGILGVDKKGAEFYQITLGGNADHDASIGDILGPSFAAEVVPDIVEEILNTYLDLRQEGEEFIDTYRRVGIQPFKERAYA; encoded by the coding sequence ATGTATTTATATACTGATTTCGATCAGCAACTGATTAATGAACGTGTTGCACAGTTCCGTGACCAAACGGAACGTTATTTAGCCGGCAAACTCACTGAAGATGAGTATCGTCCGCTTCGTCTGCAAAATGGTCTGTACGTACAGCGTTATGCGCCAATGTTACGTATTGCCGTGCCATATGGTTTGATGAACTCAAAACAACTTCGTAAAGTGGCTGATTTGGCAAAAGAATATGACCGTGGCTACGCGCATATTTCGACCCGTCAAAACATCCAGTTTAACTGGCCGGCACTGGAAAACGTGCCGGATATGCTGGCTGAACTGGCGACGGTGCAAATGCATGCGATTCAGACCTCAGGCAACTGTATCCGTAATACCACGACCGACCAGTATGCCGGTGTGGTTGCCGGTGAAATTGCTGATCCGCGTCCGACTTGTGAATTGATCCGTCAATGGTCAACTTTCCATCCGGAATTTGCCTTCTTGCCACGTAAATTCAAGATTGCAGTCTCTGCGCTTGAAGAAACCGATCGTGCCGCCACTGCATTTCACGATATCGGTGTGTATATCGTGCGTAATGAAGCAGGCGAAATGGGCTATAAAATCAAAGTCGGTGGTGGTCTCGGCCGTACGCCAGTGATTGGCAGCTTTATTCGTGAGTTCTTGCCACGTGAAGACCTGATTGCTTATTTGGAAGCAGTGCTTCGTGTGTATAACTTGCATGGCCGTCGCGACAACAAATATAAAGCGCGTATCAAGATTCTGGTAAAAGCCTTAACACCAGCAGTATTTGCCGAGAAAGTTGAAGCTGAATTTGAGCATACGATTAAAACACTGAAAATCGATGCAGACACTTTGGCAAAAATGGATGAGAACTTCACGCCATTCGATTACCAAGATTATGCAGATGAAGATTTCACTGAACTATTTGCACAATATCCAAAATTCAAACAGTGGTTCAACATCAATACCAATGCACATAAAGTGAAAGGTTATCGTATCGTGACGATTTCACTGAAACGTGCCGGGATTGCACCGGGTGATGTCAGCACAGAAGAAATGAACCTGATTGCAGACCTTGCCGATCAGTACACTTTCGGTGAGCTGCGTACCACGCATGAACAAAACATTTCCCTGGTCGATGTCCCACAAAAAGATTTGTTCGCTGTATGGCAAACCCTTGACCAAAACAACCTTGCACGTGCGCATATCGGTTTCTTGACCGACATTATTTGCTGCCCGGGCGGTGATTTCTGTTCATTGGCGAATGCGAAATCTATTCCGATTTCTGAAGCAATTTCACGCCGTTTTGATGATCTGGATACGATTTACAATTTAGGCAAACTGGATCTGAATATTTCAGGCTGTATGAATGCTTGTGGTCATCACCACGTTGGTAATATTGGTATTCTAGGTGTAGACAAGAAAGGCGCTGAGTTCTACCAGATCACTTTAGGCGGTAACGCAGATCATGATGCGTCAATTGGTGACATTCTTGGCCCATCATTTGCAGCTGAAGTCGTGCCGGATATCGTAGAAGAAATTCTGAATACTTATCTTGACCTGCGTCAGGAAGGTGAAGAGTTTATCGATACTTATCGCCGTGTCGGCATTCAACCATTCAAGGAGCGTGCATATGCTTAA
- a CDS encoding methyltransferase — MDPKSEVLLRQYDFLSGRILLINAPTDDLLAEFDASINPAVWTWNFNDFQYFQSQQADVHFGAEMPEAEFDQAVIFVPKSKELLNYLLHTVAAQLKPGSSVFLVGEKKGGIERAAKQLQPFGKTLKLDSARHCQLWQLVLEHTVEKKALADWAQRYTVSTPNGDLIICALPGVFSQNRLDVGTATLLPYLSQITSGKIADFGCGAGVISAYLAKLNPKNRIFAMDVDAFALASTQMTFAENQLTPEQIEIKAVTGIEDAPLFLHAIVSNPPFHMGIETDYTASETLCKISRRHLKSGGELWIVANRFLNYPTLIEQNFGRCTVKADQQGFKVLFASTQKNVKES, encoded by the coding sequence ATGGATCCTAAAAGCGAAGTTTTATTAAGACAATATGATTTTTTGTCGGGTCGCATCCTACTGATTAATGCACCAACAGATGATCTGCTCGCTGAATTCGATGCCTCTATCAATCCCGCTGTCTGGACATGGAATTTTAACGATTTTCAATATTTCCAGTCACAACAAGCAGATGTGCATTTTGGTGCAGAGATGCCTGAAGCTGAGTTTGATCAGGCGGTTATTTTTGTACCCAAGTCTAAAGAACTGTTGAATTATTTACTGCACACTGTGGCAGCACAGCTTAAACCGGGTAGCAGTGTTTTTCTGGTCGGTGAAAAGAAAGGCGGGATAGAACGCGCAGCCAAACAGTTGCAGCCTTTTGGTAAAACACTCAAACTTGACAGCGCGCGTCATTGCCAGCTTTGGCAATTGGTTCTAGAACATACGGTCGAGAAAAAAGCACTTGCAGACTGGGCGCAGCGTTATACCGTTTCGACACCAAATGGCGACTTAATTATTTGTGCACTTCCAGGCGTATTTAGTCAAAACCGTTTGGATGTAGGAACTGCCACGCTATTACCTTATTTGTCACAAATCACTTCAGGTAAAATCGCTGACTTTGGTTGTGGTGCAGGTGTGATTAGCGCATATCTGGCAAAGTTGAATCCGAAAAACCGGATTTTTGCCATGGATGTCGATGCCTTTGCACTGGCTTCTACGCAAATGACCTTTGCAGAAAACCAGCTTACTCCTGAACAGATTGAAATCAAAGCGGTTACAGGCATTGAAGATGCACCCTTGTTCTTGCATGCCATCGTCAGTAATCCGCCTTTTCATATGGGAATCGAGACCGATTACACGGCAAGCGAAACCTTATGTAAAATCTCGCGCCGTCATTTAAAATCGGGCGGTGAGCTTTGGATCGTGGCCAACCGTTTCTTGAACTACCCGACCCTGATTGAACAAAACTTTGGTCGCTGTACAGTCAAAGCGGATCAACAAGGCTTTAAAGTGCTCTTCGCCAGCACTCAAAAAAATGTTAAGGAATCATGA
- a CDS encoding cysteine peptidase family C39 domain-containing protein produces the protein MSVEIPEDLQNLEANSGIFAIWMIFHHYGIDLNIPDLTQLCQHDPEMGSSSIALAVALKTLGLDVNFYTEHDADKQPIEVDFYQQAHRLNIPVTEQPLSYTEIQENVEAGRFVIVFYDTLEGVGNHSLVYGIDENEISFFDSFETMPAHVFEQQRQVGGICQQVIVIDDRNFVMRHS, from the coding sequence ATGAGTGTCGAAATTCCTGAAGATTTGCAAAATCTGGAAGCCAATAGCGGAATTTTTGCAATATGGATGATTTTTCATCATTATGGAATTGATTTGAATATTCCTGATTTAACTCAGCTCTGTCAACATGACCCTGAAATGGGAAGCTCCAGTATCGCACTTGCGGTTGCTTTAAAAACACTGGGTTTGGATGTTAATTTTTATACTGAACATGATGCAGATAAACAGCCAATTGAAGTCGATTTCTATCAACAAGCCCATCGCTTAAATATTCCTGTTACAGAACAGCCATTGTCTTATACAGAAATTCAGGAAAATGTAGAAGCAGGACGTTTCGTGATTGTATTTTACGATACCCTAGAAGGTGTGGGTAATCATTCATTAGTTTATGGAATCGATGAAAATGAAATCAGCTTCTTTGATAGCTTTGAGACAATGCCGGCGCATGTGTTTGAGCAGCAACGTCAGGTAGGCGGAATTTGCCAGCAAGTGATTGTGATTGATGATCGCAATTTCGTGATGCGTCATAGTTAA
- a CDS encoding uracil-xanthine permease family protein: protein MSDFNQSPPSKDQLDLVYGLEDRPKPLIAFLAAFQHLLAIIVPIVTPGLLICLALGVSKEDTNMILSMSLVISGIATFLQSKKVGPFGAGLLIVQGTSFNFIGPIIGIGSAMVAAGTPVEAVMASIFGVVIAGAFIEMGVSQILPWIKKLITPLVTGIVVLLIGLTLIKEGLISMGGGYQAMSDKTFANADNLIMSCTVLALIIILNRIRITWVKSSAILIALICGYVLAGFMGHLDFSGLKDAPLVQIPTPMHFGLSFSWSLFIPMAFIYLVTSLEAIGDITATSKLSNQPVDGPKWMQRIKGGVLVNGANSFLAGIFNTFPSSVFAQNNGVIQLTGVASRYVGIWIAALLVILGLLPAVAGIIQAVPQAVLGGAVMVMFGAVAASGINILSGVHLDRRALLIIAISLALGLGVAQVPQILEHLPELFRNIFSSGVATGGIAALILNVVLPETKK from the coding sequence ATGTCTGATTTTAATCAATCTCCTCCTTCTAAAGATCAACTCGACTTGGTATATGGTCTGGAAGATCGACCAAAACCACTGATTGCTTTTCTAGCTGCATTCCAGCACTTACTGGCAATTATTGTCCCGATTGTGACCCCTGGCCTGCTAATTTGTCTGGCGCTTGGTGTTTCCAAAGAAGACACCAACATGATTTTATCCATGTCCTTGGTGATCTCGGGCATCGCGACTTTTTTACAGTCTAAAAAAGTCGGACCTTTTGGTGCCGGTCTGCTGATTGTCCAAGGAACCAGCTTTAACTTCATCGGTCCAATTATTGGTATTGGTTCAGCCATGGTGGCTGCAGGCACACCTGTAGAAGCAGTCATGGCTTCTATTTTTGGTGTGGTGATTGCAGGTGCATTTATTGAAATGGGCGTGTCACAAATTCTGCCTTGGATCAAAAAACTGATAACCCCTTTGGTCACCGGTATTGTCGTGCTGCTGATTGGTTTGACCTTAATTAAAGAAGGTTTAATCAGTATGGGCGGTGGTTATCAGGCCATGAGCGATAAAACTTTTGCCAATGCTGACAACCTGATCATGTCTTGTACCGTCTTGGCGTTGATTATTATTCTGAACCGTATCCGGATTACCTGGGTAAAAAGTTCTGCCATTTTGATCGCCCTGATCTGTGGTTATGTTCTGGCGGGCTTTATGGGGCATCTGGATTTCTCTGGTCTAAAAGATGCACCTCTGGTACAGATTCCAACCCCAATGCATTTCGGTTTAAGCTTCTCCTGGAGCCTGTTTATTCCGATGGCATTCATTTACCTGGTGACGTCTTTAGAAGCGATTGGTGATATCACTGCGACTTCAAAGCTTTCCAACCAGCCAGTTGATGGTCCAAAATGGATGCAGCGCATTAAAGGCGGTGTACTGGTGAATGGCGCGAATTCATTCCTTGCCGGTATTTTTAACACCTTCCCAAGTTCGGTATTTGCACAGAACAATGGTGTGATTCAGTTGACGGGCGTAGCGAGTCGTTATGTCGGCATCTGGATTGCTGCTTTGCTGGTTATTCTTGGTTTGCTGCCTGCAGTTGCTGGTATTATTCAGGCCGTTCCGCAAGCGGTACTGGGTGGCGCAGTCATGGTCATGTTTGGCGCAGTTGCAGCATCTGGTATTAACATTCTGTCTGGTGTTCATCTGGACCGTCGCGCCTTGCTGATTATTGCGATTTCACTGGCACTGGGTTTAGGTGTTGCACAAGTTCCACAAATTCTTGAGCATCTTCCTGAGTTATTCCGTAATATCTTTAGCTCAGGCGTTGCCACTGGTGGTATCGCGGCCCTTATTCTTAATGTTGTACTTCCTGAAACAAAGAAGTAA
- a CDS encoding VOC family protein codes for MQLNHYLNFQGQAEAAFNFYKSVFGGEFSSLSRYGEMPTEEGITLSEADKNKILHISLPINEFTELMASDTNDQFCAQTNTVFIPGNNHYISINLDASEQAEAQRLFDTLSVNGQIEMPLEKTFWGALYAAFSDQFGIHWMINCQLEEN; via the coding sequence ATGCAACTGAATCATTACCTCAATTTCCAAGGTCAGGCTGAAGCAGCCTTTAACTTTTATAAATCAGTTTTTGGAGGCGAATTTTCAAGTCTGAGTCGTTATGGTGAAATGCCAACTGAAGAAGGGATCACGCTGTCAGAAGCGGATAAAAATAAAATCCTGCATATCTCACTTCCCATCAATGAGTTTACAGAACTGATGGCATCGGACACGAATGATCAATTCTGTGCACAAACCAATACGGTGTTCATTCCAGGTAATAACCACTATATTTCCATTAACTTAGACGCCAGCGAACAAGCTGAAGCACAACGACTCTTTGATACTTTATCGGTGAATGGTCAAATTGAGATGCCGCTAGAAAAGACCTTTTGGGGTGCACTTTATGCTGCCTTTAGCGATCAGTTTGGAATTCACTGGATGATTAACTGTCAACTTGAAGAAAATTAA
- a CDS encoding amino acid permease produces the protein MSETQNTMQLQRKLGARHLNMIAIGGSIGTGLFLASGATIANAGPGGALLAYILIGIMIYFLMTSLGELATHNPTSGAFFTYGTKYVEGGFGFALGWNYWYNWAITVAFELVAVQFIMKFWFPDIPGVYWSAIFLAIIFGINALTVKGFGESEFFFSLVKVLAIIAFIIIGIWMIVKIMLTPGAEAFANWSIGDAPFVGGFQALIGVAMIAGFSFQGTEMVGVAAGESKDPKKTIPVAIKQIFWRILLFYIVCIFIIGTLIAYNDPRLLQAAATDNIALSPFTLLYEKAGFAFAASIMNAVILTAILSAGNSGMYSSTRMLFDMARKGSAPKMFARLDPRGVPMNALYATTAIAALCFLTTFFGEQEVFNWLLNMSGMCGFIVWLGIAISHYRFRKGYLAQGYKLEDLAYRAKFFPFAPWFAFILCAIVVLGQNYQDVLSGQWMGVLSTYISIPLFLAIWFGYKWKKKTKLVSYQEMDVQPMKLDQE, from the coding sequence ATGAGCGAAACGCAAAACACGATGCAGCTGCAGCGTAAGCTGGGTGCTCGTCATCTGAATATGATCGCCATTGGGGGATCAATTGGTACAGGTCTATTCCTGGCTTCAGGTGCGACCATTGCCAACGCGGGACCAGGCGGTGCACTGCTTGCATATATACTGATTGGGATCATGATTTATTTCTTGATGACCAGTCTAGGTGAACTTGCCACGCATAACCCGACCTCAGGTGCATTTTTCACTTACGGCACTAAATATGTCGAAGGTGGTTTTGGTTTCGCTCTGGGTTGGAACTACTGGTACAACTGGGCCATTACCGTGGCTTTTGAGCTGGTTGCCGTTCAGTTTATTATGAAATTCTGGTTTCCAGATATTCCGGGCGTGTACTGGAGTGCCATTTTCCTGGCCATTATTTTCGGGATTAATGCCCTGACGGTAAAAGGCTTTGGCGAATCTGAATTTTTCTTTTCTCTGGTTAAAGTTCTCGCGATCATTGCTTTTATCATCATCGGGATCTGGATGATCGTGAAGATCATGCTGACCCCGGGTGCAGAAGCATTTGCCAACTGGAGCATTGGTGATGCACCCTTTGTCGGTGGTTTCCAGGCATTAATTGGCGTAGCGATGATTGCCGGATTCTCTTTCCAGGGTACCGAAATGGTCGGTGTTGCGGCAGGTGAATCAAAAGATCCAAAGAAAACTATTCCGGTGGCCATCAAACAGATTTTCTGGCGTATCCTTCTGTTTTATATTGTATGTATTTTCATTATCGGCACCTTGATTGCCTATAATGACCCACGTTTATTACAGGCCGCTGCAACAGATAATATTGCGCTTTCGCCATTCACCTTATTGTATGAAAAAGCCGGTTTTGCCTTTGCCGCCAGTATCATGAATGCAGTGATCCTGACAGCCATTCTATCTGCGGGTAACTCCGGCATGTATTCGTCTACTCGTATGCTGTTTGATATGGCACGTAAAGGCAGTGCACCTAAAATGTTTGCGCGTCTGGACCCGCGCGGTGTGCCAATGAATGCACTCTATGCCACGACCGCAATCGCAGCTCTGTGCTTCCTGACTACTTTCTTTGGTGAACAGGAAGTCTTTAACTGGCTGCTAAACATGTCAGGGATGTGTGGCTTTATTGTCTGGCTCGGGATTGCCATTTCCCATTACCGTTTCCGTAAAGGTTATCTGGCACAAGGATATAAACTCGAAGATCTGGCTTATCGCGCTAAATTCTTTCCTTTCGCCCCTTGGTTTGCGTTTATCCTCTGTGCGATTGTCGTCCTTGGACAGAACTATCAGGATGTTTTGTCCGGTCAATGGATGGGTGTGTTATCGACCTATATCAGTATTCCGCTATTCCTAGCCATTTGGTTCGGCTACAAATGGAAGAAAAAAACTAAACTAGTATCTTATCAAGAGATGGATGTACAGCCCATGAAACTTGATCAGGAATAA
- a CDS encoding DUF934 domain-containing protein, with protein MLNTALQVLSKDGTIADNTYQLIGEDDVLPQGDVVLTVDQLDQIANISGKKALYLTVDASPENHEFPLDQLDAIFIEFAGFNDGRGYSFAALLRRQGFQGELRATGDVFKDVLNYMKRSGFDTFVIKEGKDIQEAAAGLNDFKNPYQASTAVAQAHYQTGA; from the coding sequence ATGCTTAATACCGCACTTCAAGTGCTCTCTAAAGATGGCACGATTGCAGACAATACCTATCAATTAATTGGTGAAGATGACGTTTTGCCACAAGGTGATGTGGTTCTGACTGTGGACCAGTTAGACCAGATTGCCAATATATCAGGTAAAAAAGCATTGTACTTAACTGTAGATGCTTCTCCTGAAAACCATGAATTTCCACTTGACCAGCTAGACGCAATCTTCATTGAGTTTGCCGGTTTTAATGATGGCCGTGGTTATTCATTTGCAGCACTTCTTCGCCGTCAGGGTTTTCAGGGCGAATTGCGTGCTACTGGGGATGTATTCAAAGATGTTTTGAACTACATGAAGCGTTCTGGTTTCGATACTTTCGTGATTAAAGAAGGTAAAGATATTCAGGAAGCTGCTGCCGGTTTGAATGATTTCAAAAATCCGTATCAGGCATCGACTGCGGTTGCACAGGCACATTATCAAACAGGTGCTTAA